In the Candidatus Mycosynbacter amalyticus genome, one interval contains:
- the greA gene encoding transcription elongation factor GreA, with translation MLMKKAFQITNDGKKELEKELEQLKGRRGDIADKIAEARDYGDLSENAEYDAAREEQGVVETRIAEIEDILQNAEIISGAKKGQVGLGSTVELKTGSKTVKYTVVGPVEADPLEGKISNESPIGEALMGKKVGETVTIKTPKGETEYEVVAV, from the coding sequence ATATTAATGAAAAAAGCATTTCAGATCACCAACGACGGCAAGAAAGAGCTCGAGAAAGAGCTTGAGCAGCTCAAAGGTCGCCGCGGCGATATCGCTGATAAGATCGCCGAAGCGCGTGACTATGGGGACTTGAGCGAAAATGCGGAATACGATGCTGCTCGTGAGGAGCAAGGTGTGGTAGAGACGCGTATCGCCGAGATCGAAGACATCTTGCAGAACGCCGAGATTATCTCTGGTGCAAAAAAAGGCCAAGTCGGTCTAGGTTCGACTGTCGAGCTCAAAACCGGCTCCAAGACTGTCAAATACACCGTTGTCGGCCCAGTCGAAGCGGATCCACTCGAAGGCAAGATTAGCAACGAATCACCAATTGGTGAAGCACTGATGGGTAAAAAGGTGGGTGAAACAGTTACAATCAAGACGCCAAAAGGTGAGACTGAGTACGAAGTCGTCGCGGTATAG
- a CDS encoding M50 family metallopeptidase has protein sequence MGLLFGIILGLFILVLLVVVHEIGHGIVARRNSVVVEEFGVGFPPLAWGKKVAKSFLGKNVLYSVNWLPLGGFVRLKGEYDSATVKGGYGAASYWVKTKVLFAGVVMNWLVAIVLFTILALTGMPKIIENQFTVPADTRITQQGSADVTVSQVVDGSPAAQAGIKNGDVITAVAGTDVTSAAQFVSLTKEYKGQNVTIAYTRGDQAKQVAVQLRDGGSGGYLGVGASGGAQEVVHATWSAPIVGVGTTVQLTWVTLQGLGGMVANLVTGLVDQLSVNEQTRQQGSESLATVSNSVAGPVGILGVIFPEAGRAGLTTVIFLTAIISLSLAVMNTLPIPALDGGRWTVMTIYKLRGKVLTKEREESIQGAGMMVLFGLIILITIADIGKVVK, from the coding sequence ATGGGATTACTGTTTGGGATTATATTGGGATTGTTCATCCTGGTCTTGCTCGTCGTAGTACATGAGATCGGACACGGTATCGTGGCGCGTCGCAATAGTGTGGTGGTAGAAGAGTTTGGTGTGGGATTTCCGCCACTCGCATGGGGTAAAAAAGTTGCTAAAAGTTTTCTCGGCAAGAACGTTCTCTATAGTGTCAACTGGCTACCGCTCGGAGGTTTCGTCCGACTCAAAGGCGAGTACGACAGCGCAACCGTAAAAGGTGGCTATGGTGCAGCAAGTTACTGGGTAAAGACGAAGGTACTCTTTGCAGGAGTAGTAATGAACTGGCTGGTGGCAATTGTGCTCTTCACGATTTTGGCACTCACAGGCATGCCAAAGATCATCGAAAATCAGTTCACCGTGCCAGCCGATACCCGCATTACTCAGCAGGGTTCGGCAGACGTTACAGTGTCGCAGGTAGTAGATGGTTCGCCGGCAGCACAGGCTGGTATCAAGAATGGTGATGTAATCACCGCTGTAGCTGGTACTGATGTCACTAGTGCAGCTCAATTCGTGAGCCTCACCAAAGAATATAAGGGCCAAAATGTGACAATTGCGTACACTCGAGGTGATCAAGCGAAGCAAGTAGCCGTACAGCTACGAGACGGTGGCTCTGGCGGCTATCTGGGTGTCGGTGCTAGCGGAGGCGCGCAGGAGGTGGTGCATGCGACGTGGTCGGCTCCAATCGTAGGTGTCGGTACAACTGTACAGCTGACATGGGTGACGCTACAGGGACTTGGTGGTATGGTGGCGAATCTTGTGACAGGACTTGTAGATCAGCTGAGTGTCAACGAGCAGACACGCCAGCAAGGCAGTGAATCGCTCGCAACCGTAAGTAATAGCGTCGCGGGTCCAGTCGGTATCCTAGGTGTCATCTTCCCCGAGGCGGGACGTGCTGGACTCACGACAGTCATCTTCCTGACGGCAATCATTTCCCTGAGCCTTGCAGTCATGAATACACTGCCCATTCCGGCACTTGACGGTGGTCGCTGGACGGTTATGACGATCTACAAACTGCGCGGCAAGGTGCTCACAAAGGAGCGAGAGGAGTCAATTCAGGGGGCGGGTATGATGGTATTGTTTGGACTTATCATCTTGATTACGATTGCAGATATCGGAAAGGTGGTGAAGTAA
- a CDS encoding CPBP family intramembrane glutamic endopeptidase has product MRQPKLSLRRRVSYGLLFAGWTVVSFVFAQLFVLAVLWVGAKLGLTLPFVLNETVLQTTVSIVVYLVTIVTAVGVPWKLLGQRLSWGDVGLAQQLPRWRDIGLAPVAFVAALVVTGIAMYVASLVIPGVDLETKQQVGFENITQRYEMLLAFFTLVVLAPICEEFLFRGYLYGRVRKYYSALWAVVLTSLVFGLMHVYAGPGMPLQWNVMIATTVLALFIGALREYTGSIWAGILVHMLKNGVAFFALFIAPLLGISLVQ; this is encoded by the coding sequence GTGAGACAGCCGAAACTATCACTCAGGCGACGAGTATCCTATGGCTTGTTGTTTGCGGGCTGGACGGTTGTGAGTTTCGTTTTTGCGCAGCTCTTTGTGTTGGCTGTGTTGTGGGTCGGAGCAAAACTGGGGCTCACGCTTCCGTTTGTGCTGAACGAAACGGTACTGCAGACAACCGTATCCATCGTAGTATATCTCGTGACGATCGTAACCGCAGTAGGTGTGCCATGGAAGCTCCTAGGTCAGCGCCTATCGTGGGGTGATGTGGGACTTGCACAGCAGCTGCCACGATGGCGTGATATTGGTCTTGCTCCAGTGGCGTTTGTGGCGGCGTTGGTGGTGACGGGTATCGCCATGTATGTAGCAAGCTTGGTCATCCCGGGTGTTGATCTTGAGACTAAGCAACAAGTAGGCTTCGAAAATATTACCCAGCGTTATGAAATGCTGTTGGCATTCTTCACGCTAGTGGTACTGGCACCAATCTGCGAAGAATTTCTGTTTCGCGGTTACCTCTATGGACGCGTTCGCAAGTACTATAGTGCACTGTGGGCGGTTGTACTGACGTCACTTGTGTTTGGTCTGATGCATGTCTATGCCGGTCCCGGCATGCCGCTTCAGTGGAACGTGATGATCGCCACGACAGTGCTTGCGCTGTTCATCGGTGCACTGCGCGAATACACAGGAAGTATCTGGGCGGGTATATTGGTGCATATGCTCAAAAACGGCGTCGCATTCTTCGCCCTGTTTATCGCACCGCTTCTCGGTATCTCTCTGGTACAATAG
- a CDS encoding potassium transporter Kup, with translation MSKKHAATSLIALGALGVVFGDIGTSTLYALQAIVRLGHIDIQPTYIYGIISLIIWAITLVVTVKYLGFITRANNHGEGGIMALVALTQHAKLGTHAKWLMVLLGILGMGLFYGDSIITPAISVLSAVEGVTTISPSISYAIVPVTVVILCGLFALQSRGTGTIGKVFGPIMLLWFLVSAVGGLAQIIQHPDVLVALLPTTALGFITAHPLVAFVSMGAVILAITGAEALYADMGHFGRKPIAIAWLACAFPALVLTYMGQGALIVAQPDAITSAYFLMFPDAIRIFVVALATVATLIASQAVIAGAFSLTAQAIQLGFAPRLTVRYTSSSIGQVYLPFINWLLCIAVVTLVIIFGSSANLAGAFGMAVSMALTIDTILFLIILRTVWQRSIIWVALAAICFLPVDLLFFGSSLTKLLHGGWLPISIAVLVFAFLSTWAKARGIIGRERQHIEGSLDSFIAALPSKKPIRLPGTAIYLGHHPGYTPLALHTAVDQLHELHERAVIVNVITAPVPHVSPEDRIVYDDLGSPDDGISHLTLQFGFKDVVHVPHALTDLQHISPEVDFEPTDVTYFISTSEPSLTRRHNLARWRKYLYRSMAANAADPTDYYHLPPERTLELRSFIDL, from the coding sequence ATGAGCAAAAAACACGCAGCTACCAGTCTCATCGCACTAGGCGCGCTCGGCGTCGTGTTTGGCGATATCGGCACAAGTACACTGTATGCCCTCCAGGCAATTGTGCGGCTTGGTCATATCGATATCCAACCTACATACATCTATGGCATCATCTCGCTCATCATCTGGGCTATCACACTTGTGGTCACGGTGAAATATCTTGGCTTCATTACTCGCGCAAACAATCACGGCGAAGGTGGTATCATGGCACTCGTCGCGCTCACGCAACATGCCAAGCTGGGTACTCATGCGAAATGGCTGATGGTACTACTCGGTATCTTGGGCATGGGTCTGTTCTACGGAGACAGCATCATTACTCCCGCCATCTCGGTACTCTCTGCTGTTGAAGGTGTTACAACTATCTCGCCATCGATCAGCTACGCCATCGTACCTGTCACAGTCGTGATTCTCTGCGGGCTTTTCGCCCTGCAGTCACGCGGCACCGGCACAATCGGCAAAGTCTTTGGGCCTATCATGCTTCTCTGGTTCCTCGTATCCGCAGTAGGTGGTCTCGCGCAAATAATTCAGCACCCAGATGTACTGGTCGCGCTCCTGCCAACCACCGCCCTCGGATTCATTACCGCCCATCCGCTAGTGGCGTTTGTGTCCATGGGCGCTGTTATCTTGGCCATCACTGGCGCCGAAGCGCTCTACGCCGACATGGGGCATTTCGGCCGCAAACCAATCGCCATCGCTTGGCTCGCCTGCGCGTTTCCTGCTCTCGTGCTCACCTATATGGGTCAGGGCGCGCTCATCGTGGCGCAGCCAGATGCTATCACGAGCGCGTATTTTCTTATGTTCCCAGATGCAATCCGCATATTTGTCGTAGCACTTGCTACCGTAGCAACTCTCATCGCTTCACAGGCTGTCATTGCTGGCGCATTTTCACTCACCGCACAGGCAATCCAACTTGGTTTTGCACCGCGTCTCACCGTGCGCTATACCTCGTCGTCTATTGGTCAGGTCTACTTACCGTTTATCAATTGGCTTCTGTGCATAGCAGTCGTAACCCTCGTCATCATCTTTGGCTCTAGCGCCAATCTCGCCGGTGCATTTGGTATGGCGGTGAGCATGGCGCTCACGATTGACACTATATTATTTCTCATCATCTTGCGCACCGTCTGGCAGCGGAGCATTATTTGGGTTGCCCTAGCTGCAATCTGCTTCTTACCAGTTGATCTACTATTTTTTGGTTCGTCGCTCACCAAATTACTTCACGGAGGCTGGCTTCCTATCTCCATTGCCGTACTCGTATTCGCATTCCTTAGCACTTGGGCGAAAGCCCGTGGTATCATCGGGCGTGAACGCCAACATATCGAAGGTTCACTTGATAGCTTTATCGCTGCTCTACCGAGTAAAAAACCAATCCGCCTACCCGGCACTGCCATCTATCTCGGTCACCATCCCGGCTACACACCGCTGGCACTCCATACCGCCGTCGACCAGCTTCATGAGCTTCATGAGCGCGCTGTTATCGTCAATGTAATCACCGCTCCGGTGCCGCATGTATCCCCGGAGGATCGTATCGTCTACGACGATCTTGGATCGCCCGACGACGGGATTAGCCATCTCACGCTCCAGTTTGGATTCAAAGATGTCGTCCACGTACCGCACGCGCTGACAGATTTACAGCATATCAGCCCAGAGGTCGATTTTGAACCAACTGACGTCACTTACTTCATCTCTACAAGTGAGCCATCACTTACTCGCCGACACAATCTGGCACGCTGGCGCAAATACCTCTATCGATCCATGGCAGCCAATGCCGCAGACCCCACAGACTACTACCACCTGCCTCCAGAGCGTACGCTTGAGCTGCGCTCGTTCATCGACTTATAG
- the tsf gene encoding translation elongation factor Ts, with protein MGVSLEDVKKLKEITGLGLGDAKKALVEADGDFDKALEALRKKGLTKAEKKGDRETREGIIDSYVHSDRIGVVVEVNCETDFVARLPEFREFAHQMAMQVAAMAPVYPTMEDVPSDIYEAKKAELLASDDLAKKPEEIREKIVEGQLSKYFADQVLTEQVFILDDSITVGERIKQQVAKNGENIRVSQFRRIELGVTE; from the coding sequence ATGGGCGTATCTCTCGAAGATGTAAAGAAACTCAAAGAAATCACTGGCCTTGGTCTTGGCGATGCCAAAAAGGCACTTGTCGAAGCTGATGGTGATTTTGACAAAGCGCTCGAAGCGCTACGCAAAAAAGGTCTGACCAAGGCTGAGAAAAAAGGTGACCGTGAGACCCGCGAAGGTATAATCGATAGCTATGTGCACAGCGATCGTATCGGCGTGGTCGTAGAAGTGAACTGCGAAACTGATTTTGTGGCGCGTCTGCCCGAATTCCGTGAATTTGCCCACCAGATGGCAATGCAGGTTGCGGCTATGGCACCAGTCTATCCGACCATGGAAGATGTACCGAGTGATATCTACGAAGCTAAGAAAGCTGAATTACTCGCAAGCGATGACCTGGCCAAAAAACCAGAAGAAATCCGTGAGAAAATCGTAGAAGGTCAACTAAGTAAATACTTCGCAGACCAAGTGCTTACCGAGCAAGTCTTCATCCTCGACGACAGCATAACTGTGGGCGAGCGTATTAAGCAGCAGGTGGCAAAAAACGGCGAAAACATTCGTGTGAGCCAGTTCCGACGTATCGAACTGGGCGTGACTGAATAA
- a CDS encoding type B 50S ribosomal protein L31 has protein sequence MKSSIHPTNYRLVVFSDEVAGFSFLTRSTAPTKDTVKWEDGNEYPLVKVHISSASHPFFTGEEKIIDTEGRVDRFKARFAKAEERKQALANKAKKQKAESAKKADKVA, from the coding sequence ATGAAAAGCAGTATACACCCTACCAACTACCGACTTGTCGTATTTAGCGACGAAGTCGCAGGGTTTTCGTTCTTGACCCGCTCGACAGCACCAACCAAGGACACAGTCAAATGGGAAGATGGCAACGAATACCCACTCGTCAAAGTGCACATTTCAAGTGCCAGCCACCCATTCTTCACCGGCGAAGAGAAGATCATCGATACCGAAGGTCGTGTCGACCGCTTCAAAGCCCGCTTCGCAAAAGCCGAAGAGCGCAAACAAGCACTGGCAAACAAAGCCAAGAAGCAAAAAGCCGAGTCAGCAAAAAAGGCCGACAAAGTCGCCTAA
- a CDS encoding aminoacyl--tRNA ligase-related protein, with the protein MKVSELFTRTSKTAPADEVAKNAQLLIRAGFVYKVMAGVYAYTPLGLKVLENIKQIVREEMNAVHGQEIIMSSLQRKETWEGTGRWDDEVVDVWFKSKLKDDTEVGFGWSHEEAIMEMMQQFVKSYKDLPTSVYQFQTKLRNELRAKSGIMRGREFVMKDMYSLHATEEDMDAYYEGVIKAYKRCYERFGIGASTFVTFASGGAFTKFSHEFQTICDAGEDILYVNDEQTVAVNEEVLDDAAAELGIDKASLQPVKSAEVGNIFKFGTSKSEQMGITYMDKDGVQKPIYLASYGIGITRVMGVIVEKFADERGIVWPESIAPAKVYLVSIGAQGSEVADALYDELTSRGVEVLYDDRDARPGEKFADGELMGIPYTLTVSDRLVEAGKYELKARATGEVNLLTRDELFASISTS; encoded by the coding sequence ATGAAAGTTTCAGAGTTGTTTACTCGCACTAGTAAGACCGCGCCCGCAGATGAGGTGGCCAAAAACGCCCAGCTGCTCATACGAGCAGGCTTCGTCTACAAGGTCATGGCAGGGGTTTACGCCTACACGCCACTCGGTCTCAAGGTCCTAGAAAACATCAAACAAATTGTGCGCGAAGAGATGAACGCTGTCCACGGTCAAGAAATCATCATGAGTAGTCTGCAGCGCAAAGAGACCTGGGAGGGCACTGGTCGTTGGGACGACGAGGTGGTTGATGTATGGTTCAAGTCAAAACTAAAAGATGATACAGAAGTAGGGTTTGGCTGGAGTCACGAAGAGGCGATTATGGAGATGATGCAGCAGTTCGTGAAAAGTTACAAAGACTTACCGACAAGTGTGTATCAGTTCCAAACTAAGCTACGCAACGAGCTGAGAGCCAAAAGCGGTATTATGCGTGGGCGCGAGTTTGTGATGAAAGATATGTATAGCCTGCATGCTACCGAGGAAGACATGGATGCGTACTACGAAGGTGTGATCAAGGCGTACAAGCGCTGTTATGAGCGTTTTGGGATCGGTGCTAGCACGTTCGTGACATTTGCGAGCGGCGGAGCATTCACCAAGTTTAGCCACGAGTTTCAGACTATCTGCGATGCCGGCGAAGACATACTATATGTAAACGATGAGCAGACCGTGGCAGTCAACGAAGAGGTGCTCGATGATGCGGCGGCTGAGCTAGGTATCGACAAGGCGAGCTTGCAGCCGGTGAAGAGCGCCGAAGTAGGCAATATCTTCAAATTTGGCACGAGCAAATCTGAGCAAATGGGTATTACATACATGGACAAGGACGGCGTACAAAAACCAATTTACCTCGCGAGCTACGGCATCGGCATCACTCGAGTCATGGGTGTGATCGTGGAGAAATTTGCCGATGAGCGCGGTATTGTGTGGCCAGAATCAATCGCTCCAGCCAAGGTATATCTGGTGTCGATTGGCGCTCAGGGTAGTGAAGTGGCCGATGCACTGTACGACGAGTTAACAAGTCGAGGTGTCGAAGTGCTCTACGATGACCGTGACGCACGCCCAGGTGAAAAATTCGCCGATGGCGAACTGATGGGCATCCCCTACACGCTCACTGTCAGCGACCGACTGGTAGAGGCGGGTAAATACGAGCTCAAAGCACGGGCGACCGGGGAGGTCAACCTGTTGACCAGAGATGAGCTGTTTGCTAGTATAAGTACATCGTAA
- the frr gene encoding ribosome recycling factor, whose amino-acid sequence MFDTTPYELKMNGALEHFEEELKKVRTGRAHPSMLDSVLVEAYGTRIPLNQAANVTAPEPQQLLVTPFDPGNITAITTAIRDDQSLGFNPSDDGRVVRVPVPALTEERRKALVKQTSEKVEDARIALRNIRQDALKDAKAKKQAKELSEDDEKRVAQEIDKLMADTQVKLDELFKAKEKDILTI is encoded by the coding sequence ATGTTCGATACAACCCCGTATGAACTGAAGATGAATGGTGCGTTGGAGCACTTCGAGGAAGAATTGAAGAAAGTGCGCACTGGTCGTGCTCATCCAAGTATGCTTGATAGCGTGTTAGTAGAAGCCTATGGCACACGTATCCCGCTCAATCAAGCGGCAAATGTGACAGCCCCTGAACCGCAGCAGTTGCTAGTGACGCCGTTTGATCCTGGCAATATCACTGCTATCACCACTGCGATTCGTGACGACCAGAGTCTTGGCTTCAACCCGAGTGATGATGGTCGCGTCGTGCGTGTGCCGGTACCCGCACTAACTGAAGAGCGCCGCAAAGCGCTGGTCAAGCAAACGAGCGAAAAGGTAGAAGACGCTCGTATCGCGCTCCGCAATATTCGTCAGGATGCGCTCAAAGACGCTAAAGCGAAGAAGCAAGCTAAAGAACTCTCTGAAGATGACGAAAAGCGTGTAGCGCAGGAAATTGATAAGCTGATGGCAGATACCCAGGTAAAGCTCGATGAGCTATTCAAGGCCAAAGAGAAGGATATTCTAACGATTTGA
- a CDS encoding BtpA/SgcQ family protein: protein MKIFPVVHIGGGEKGLSQAVTQSELAFEHDADGVYLIRHAAGETAVAELFRAYAAVRQATPQESYVGINILQARSPREAVAMTKQEVVGIAAPSGLWVDDITWHGHDADMLAHVRKTPRLDGMRTLGGVAFKYTDSYTEDPAEAATQAYMYNNFADVLVTSGPETGRSADPQKTRAMKRQLATGESGEGLLALASGIDIDNIADFEGSVDEVLVASSVETEKGSGIFDEAKLRDLIQAAHKLA from the coding sequence ATGAAGATATTTCCAGTGGTGCATATAGGTGGGGGAGAAAAAGGTCTATCGCAGGCTGTTACGCAGTCGGAGCTTGCATTTGAGCATGATGCGGATGGCGTGTATCTGATACGGCATGCGGCAGGGGAGACAGCTGTCGCGGAATTATTTCGCGCATATGCTGCGGTGCGACAGGCGACACCTCAAGAGAGCTACGTAGGGATCAATATCCTCCAAGCACGCTCACCACGAGAAGCCGTTGCGATGACCAAACAAGAGGTGGTGGGCATAGCCGCACCAAGCGGACTCTGGGTAGACGACATTACCTGGCACGGCCACGACGCAGACATGTTGGCGCACGTACGCAAGACCCCGCGTCTGGATGGCATGCGCACTCTTGGCGGTGTGGCGTTTAAATACACGGATTCTTACACCGAAGATCCGGCGGAGGCGGCCACTCAGGCATATATGTATAATAACTTCGCGGACGTACTTGTGACGAGTGGACCGGAGACTGGGAGGTCTGCGGACCCGCAAAAAACCAGAGCTATGAAACGCCAACTGGCGACAGGTGAGAGCGGAGAGGGTTTGCTAGCGCTGGCTAGCGGCATAGATATCGATAATATCGCCGATTTTGAGGGGAGTGTCGATGAGGTATTGGTGGCAAGTAGTGTCGAGACCGAAAAAGGTTCTGGGATATTCGACGAAGCTAAGCTTCGCGATCTGATCCAGGCTGCCCATAAACTCGCGTAG
- a CDS encoding low affinity iron permease family protein, which translates to MKETFRRAATRVSNLTGTAGVFLGAVAIVLIWGITGPLFNFSDTWQLVINTGTTIVTFLMVFLIQNTQNRDGKAIQIKLDELIRATGARTQYVGLEDLSDQDLATLDEGFKRMAQNADSAHAIEKMRAKLSDEHTRRHKLRQHSTNSTPPIEKPAVVAPTQEASLPADGAKITAPDGRTYRQVHGRMLPRHRTHPHANSSQRVLR; encoded by the coding sequence ATGAAAGAAACGTTTCGTCGGGCAGCGACACGAGTCTCCAATCTTACCGGTACGGCCGGTGTATTCCTCGGCGCAGTGGCTATCGTGCTCATTTGGGGTATCACCGGACCGCTGTTTAATTTCTCCGATACATGGCAGCTCGTCATCAATACTGGCACCACCATTGTCACCTTCCTGATGGTATTCCTCATCCAAAACACGCAAAATCGTGACGGCAAAGCCATCCAGATCAAGCTCGACGAGCTCATCCGCGCTACCGGTGCCCGCACACAATATGTCGGTCTTGAAGACTTGAGCGACCAAGACCTTGCCACGCTCGACGAAGGGTTCAAGCGCATGGCGCAAAATGCCGACTCTGCTCACGCTATAGAAAAAATGCGCGCCAAACTCAGCGACGAACACACCCGTCGCCACAAACTCCGCCAACACTCGACCAACTCCACACCACCCATTGAGAAACCTGCAGTCGTAGCACCGACCCAGGAGGCGTCATTACCAGCCGATGGCGCCAAAATTACCGCACCAGACGGCCGCACATATCGCCAAGTGCATGGCCGCATGCTACCTCGTCATCGCACACACCCGCATGCAAATTCCAGTCAACGCGTACTCCGCTAG
- the rpsB gene encoding 30S ribosomal protein S2 produces the protein MAVEVDIKQLLEAGVHFGHKTSRWHPKMAPYIHSKRQDSHIIDLTKTVEGLDVALPFVTKVAASGKQVLFVGTKKQAKDVVKAAADKAGQPYVTERWIGGMLTNSATVNQQIKKLKTLEKRMESGELEKRYNKLEVQRFQEEIDLLNTKYGGIKDLNGRPGAVVIVDILSDANAVREAKTLGVPVVALVDTNANPDGIDYVVPANDDAIKGISLILDYFVQAVAEGKNKEEK, from the coding sequence ATGGCCGTAGAGGTTGATATTAAACAGCTGCTCGAAGCTGGTGTTCATTTTGGACACAAAACGAGCCGTTGGCACCCAAAGATGGCGCCGTACATTCATAGCAAGCGCCAAGACAGTCATATCATCGATCTGACAAAGACTGTCGAAGGTCTGGACGTGGCACTGCCGTTTGTCACCAAGGTTGCTGCAAGTGGTAAGCAAGTCCTCTTCGTAGGCACGAAGAAGCAGGCCAAAGACGTCGTAAAGGCTGCAGCCGACAAAGCTGGTCAGCCATACGTGACTGAGCGCTGGATCGGTGGTATGCTGACCAACTCTGCGACAGTGAACCAGCAGATCAAGAAGTTGAAAACACTCGAAAAGCGCATGGAAAGTGGCGAACTCGAAAAGCGCTACAACAAGCTCGAAGTGCAGCGTTTCCAGGAAGAGATCGATCTTCTGAATACTAAATACGGCGGCATCAAAGATCTGAACGGTCGTCCTGGTGCGGTTGTGATCGTCGACATCCTGTCTGACGCCAATGCTGTGCGCGAAGCCAAGACGCTCGGCGTACCTGTAGTTGCACTTGTTGATACCAATGCAAATCCAGATGGTATTGACTATGTGGTACCTGCAAATGACGATGCGATCAAAGGTATCAGCCTGATCCTCGACTACTTCGTGCAAGCAGTCGCTGAAGGCAAAAATAAAGAGGAGAAATAA
- the uppS gene encoding polyprenyl diphosphate synthase, which translates to MIDEHEPKDIPQHIGYIVDGNRRWAKKHGLPTYEGHLAGYNAIQDVAKATFDAGVPYMSAYIFSTENWKRSEEEVGKLMGLVLKMFTADLHIFVDNNIRVKVLGSREGVDEQILREIDHAEEVTQDNTAGTLGLCFNYGGQLEIADAVRAAATAGEDMSSITPSTLEHYLYAPDMPPVDVIVRSGGDQRISNFMLWRAAYSELVFLDNAWPDMTKEDVSSIIDTYSKRSRRFGK; encoded by the coding sequence TTGATCGACGAACATGAGCCAAAAGACATTCCGCAGCACATCGGCTATATCGTTGACGGTAACCGTCGCTGGGCCAAAAAGCACGGATTACCTACCTACGAAGGCCACTTGGCTGGGTATAATGCGATTCAAGATGTGGCTAAGGCGACATTTGATGCAGGTGTGCCATATATGTCGGCTTATATCTTCAGTACCGAGAACTGGAAGCGGAGCGAAGAGGAAGTGGGCAAACTGATGGGTTTGGTCCTCAAAATGTTTACTGCCGATCTCCATATTTTTGTTGACAATAACATCCGTGTAAAGGTACTCGGTTCGCGCGAGGGTGTTGACGAGCAGATTCTGCGCGAAATTGATCACGCAGAAGAGGTGACGCAAGATAATACTGCCGGCACGCTTGGTTTGTGTTTCAACTACGGTGGACAGTTGGAGATAGCAGACGCGGTGCGGGCAGCAGCCACGGCTGGTGAGGATATGTCTTCTATCACCCCTAGTACGCTTGAGCACTATTTGTATGCACCCGATATGCCGCCGGTGGATGTGATTGTGCGGAGTGGTGGTGACCAGCGTATTAGTAACTTTATGTTGTGGCGTGCAGCCTACAGTGAGCTGGTGTTTCTCGACAACGCCTGGCCAGACATGACAAAAGAAGACGTAAGCAGTATCATAGACACATACAGCAAACGAAGTAGAAGGTTCGGAAAATAA